A genomic segment from Streptosporangium roseum DSM 43021 encodes:
- a CDS encoding acyl-CoA dehydrogenase family protein yields the protein MDFELNDEQRLFRRTLREFVDKEIVPVASEWERTGRYPTEIVERFKQMGLFGMTIPEQYGGLALDRVSFALVFEEIARGWMGVAGVLGSHSLASWMIAEHGTDEQRDAYLPDLATGARRTGIALTEPAAGTDLQGIQTRAVRDGDHYVINGTKTWITNARHADPMPVLVKTSVTEPAHRGMSLILVEAGTPGYTVSRDLPKLGYKGTETCEIVLEDVRVPASRLLGGVEGRGMQQALSALELGRVNIAARAVGISQCAYDAALNYSRERHAFGHPIADFQAIQLKLADMATDIQAARLLTYWAATRSESGAVNSEAAMAKYFASEVALRVTMEAMRIHGGYGYSQEFVIERLYRDAPLMAIGEGTNDVQRMVIARSLISGTAKVGW from the coding sequence ATGGATTTCGAGCTGAACGACGAACAGCGGCTGTTCCGCCGGACCCTCAGGGAGTTCGTGGACAAGGAGATCGTGCCGGTCGCCTCGGAGTGGGAGCGGACGGGCCGCTACCCCACCGAGATCGTCGAGCGGTTCAAGCAGATGGGACTGTTCGGGATGACGATCCCCGAGCAGTACGGCGGGCTGGCGCTGGACCGGGTGTCGTTCGCGCTGGTCTTCGAGGAGATCGCGCGAGGATGGATGGGGGTGGCCGGGGTGCTCGGCTCGCACTCGCTGGCCTCCTGGATGATCGCCGAGCACGGCACCGACGAGCAGCGCGACGCCTACCTCCCGGACCTGGCCACCGGTGCCCGCCGTACCGGGATCGCGCTGACCGAACCCGCCGCGGGCACCGACCTGCAGGGCATCCAGACCCGGGCGGTCCGCGACGGCGACCACTACGTCATCAACGGCACCAAGACGTGGATCACCAACGCCCGCCACGCCGACCCGATGCCCGTCCTGGTCAAGACCTCCGTCACCGAGCCCGCGCACCGCGGCATGTCCCTGATCCTGGTCGAGGCCGGCACCCCGGGCTACACCGTCAGCCGGGACCTGCCCAAGCTCGGTTACAAGGGCACCGAGACCTGCGAGATCGTGCTGGAGGACGTCCGCGTCCCGGCGTCGCGGCTGCTCGGCGGGGTCGAGGGGCGGGGCATGCAGCAGGCGCTGTCGGCCCTGGAGCTCGGCCGGGTCAACATCGCCGCCCGCGCGGTCGGCATCTCCCAGTGCGCCTACGACGCCGCGCTGAACTACTCACGTGAGCGTCACGCCTTCGGCCATCCCATCGCCGACTTCCAGGCGATCCAGCTCAAGCTCGCCGACATGGCCACCGACATCCAGGCGGCCCGGCTGCTCACCTACTGGGCGGCGACCCGCTCCGAGAGCGGCGCGGTCAACTCCGAGGCCGCGATGGCCAAGTACTTCGCGTCGGAGGTCGCGCTGCGGGTCACCATGGAGGCCATGCGGATCCATGGAGGGTACGGCTACTCCCAGGAGTTCGTCATCGAACGCCTCTACCGCGACGCGCCCCTGATGGCCATCGGCGAGGGCACCAACGACGTCCAGCGGATGGTCATCGCCAGGTCCCTCATCTCCGGTACCGCCAAGGTGGGCTGGTGA
- a CDS encoding MaoC family dehydratase: MTVHEPGLGRYYEDFVVGDVYQHPLGRTISEADNTWFTLLTMNTNQNHFNAHFAGRAPVGKIIVNSGLTVAIVLGISVIDVSQTALMNLGWDEIKLTHPVFLGDTLYAESIVVAKRESGSRPYAGIVTCRTRGLNQDGDEVMSWRRSVMVYRRDAPHDKHYFPQAKTGPLTT; encoded by the coding sequence GTGACCGTGCACGAACCCGGCCTGGGCCGGTACTACGAGGACTTCGTCGTCGGCGACGTCTACCAGCACCCGCTCGGCCGCACGATCAGCGAGGCCGACAACACCTGGTTCACGCTGCTGACGATGAACACCAACCAGAACCACTTCAACGCCCACTTCGCCGGGCGCGCCCCGGTCGGGAAGATCATCGTCAACTCGGGGCTGACCGTGGCGATCGTCCTGGGCATCTCGGTGATCGACGTCAGCCAGACCGCGCTGATGAACCTCGGCTGGGACGAGATCAAGCTGACCCACCCGGTGTTCCTGGGCGACACCCTCTACGCCGAGTCGATCGTGGTGGCCAAGCGGGAGTCCGGATCGCGGCCCTACGCCGGGATCGTCACCTGCCGCACGCGCGGCCTCAACCAGGACGGTGACGAAGTCATGTCCTGGCGCCGCTCCGTGATGGTCTACCGCCGCGACGCCCCGCACGACAAGCACTACTTCCCGCAGGCCAAGACCGGGCCGCTGACGACATGA
- a CDS encoding FadR/GntR family transcriptional regulator, producing MTAYQALAADLRDRIVSGEFQPGDRLPIEPDLCVRYGVSRSTVREALRLLASQNLIRTVRGVTGGSFVAHPDPDHISAYLETSFDLMRVGIGQLMEIRELLEVPAAGLAALRRTGADLERLRGCIVGASGREPGEVFAPNRDFHIVLFRAAGNPLLEVVARPVFEVLEGRFVRDRAPRAALDGIDREHRDILRHIEAGDAEGARRATLEHLDNLRTAYYPSVEPRE from the coding sequence GTGACCGCCTACCAGGCACTCGCGGCCGACCTGCGCGACCGGATCGTCTCGGGGGAGTTCCAGCCCGGCGACAGGCTGCCCATCGAGCCCGACCTCTGCGTCCGGTACGGCGTGAGCCGCAGCACGGTCCGTGAGGCGCTGCGCCTGCTGGCCAGCCAGAACCTGATCAGGACCGTCCGGGGGGTGACCGGCGGCAGTTTCGTCGCCCACCCCGACCCCGACCACATCAGCGCCTACCTGGAGACCAGCTTCGACCTGATGCGGGTGGGCATCGGCCAGCTGATGGAGATCCGCGAGCTGCTGGAGGTCCCGGCCGCCGGGCTGGCCGCGCTGCGCCGTACCGGGGCGGACCTGGAGCGCCTGCGCGGCTGCATCGTCGGGGCCAGCGGCAGGGAGCCCGGCGAGGTCTTCGCGCCCAACCGCGACTTCCACATCGTCCTGTTCCGCGCGGCCGGCAACCCGCTGCTGGAGGTCGTCGCCCGGCCGGTCTTCGAGGTGCTGGAGGGCCGCTTCGTCCGCGACCGCGCCCCGCGGGCCGCACTCGACGGCATCGACCGGGAGCACCGCGACATCCTGCGCCACATCGAGGCGGGCGACGCCGAGGGGGCGCGGCGGGCCACCCTGGAACACCTGGACAACCTCCGGACCGCCTACTACCCCAGCGTGGAGCCGCGGGAGTAG
- a CDS encoding TenA family protein, whose product MDLVPYDEWRASAVDPAFSEWLRSLSEPEWTAVVNHPFAASITRGDVADDDMRRYLIQDFQFVDSFTALLGAAVASADNFESRVPFGRFLGETATTEEKTYFHRALAALGATPADLASPPLEPVTADFRALMDEARTSLDYPLVLAVLSVAEWSYLGWASLAGEPSPDNFVHREWIELHEGPVFRAWVGFLRGELDRLGPGLTSEGQLRVLDFFRRAVRLELRFFDMAAGA is encoded by the coding sequence GTGGACCTGGTCCCCTACGACGAGTGGCGCGCGAGCGCCGTCGACCCCGCGTTCAGCGAGTGGCTGCGCTCGCTGAGCGAGCCGGAGTGGACCGCGGTCGTGAACCATCCGTTCGCCGCCTCGATCACCCGGGGCGACGTCGCCGACGACGACATGCGCCGCTACCTGATCCAGGACTTCCAGTTCGTCGACTCCTTCACCGCGCTGCTCGGCGCGGCCGTGGCCAGCGCGGACAACTTCGAGTCGCGGGTGCCGTTCGGCCGCTTCCTCGGCGAGACCGCCACGACCGAGGAGAAGACCTACTTCCACCGCGCGCTGGCCGCCCTCGGCGCCACCCCGGCGGACCTGGCCTCCCCGCCGCTGGAGCCGGTGACGGCCGACTTCCGCGCCCTGATGGACGAGGCCAGGACCAGCCTGGACTATCCGCTCGTCCTGGCGGTGCTGTCGGTCGCGGAGTGGAGCTATCTCGGCTGGGCGAGCCTGGCCGGGGAGCCGTCGCCGGACAACTTCGTCCACCGCGAGTGGATCGAGTTGCACGAGGGGCCGGTGTTCCGGGCGTGGGTGGGGTTCCTCCGAGGTGAGCTCGACCGCCTCGGCCCCGGGCTCACCTCGGAGGGGCAGCTCCGCGTGCTCGACTTCTTCCGCCGCGCCGTACGGCTGGAGCTGCGCTTCTTCGACATGGCCGCGGGCGCCTAG
- a CDS encoding VOC family protein, with protein sequence MEAGVSGVHHVKIWVSDLALSRSWYERVLGLELRTSFEDDDGVVRGMAFDVPGAGLQLALRENPELARALSGTDPFALQTTGEGLDAWAAHLDALGVPHSPVVRASAGHVMGFLDPDGLQIRLYAPDAGVHAARAGQAGTYRPGPAPGPDGGRG encoded by the coding sequence ATGGAAGCCGGAGTGAGTGGTGTCCACCACGTCAAGATCTGGGTGAGCGACCTGGCGCTGAGCCGCTCCTGGTACGAGCGGGTTCTCGGCCTCGAACTGCGCACCAGCTTCGAGGACGACGACGGCGTGGTCAGGGGCATGGCCTTCGACGTCCCCGGGGCCGGCCTCCAGCTCGCCCTCCGGGAGAACCCGGAGCTGGCCAGGGCCCTTTCCGGCACCGACCCCTTCGCCCTCCAGACCACCGGGGAAGGGCTCGACGCCTGGGCCGCCCACCTCGACGCCCTCGGCGTCCCGCACAGCCCCGTCGTCAGGGCCTCCGCCGGCCACGTCATGGGCTTCCTCGACCCCGACGGCCTCCAGATCCGCCTCTACGCCCCCGACGCCGGGGTCCACGCCGCCCGGGCGGGCCAGGCGGGCACCTATCGTCCGGGCCCCGCCCCGGGCCCGGACGGCGGCCGGGGCTAG
- a CDS encoding DUF3618 domain-containing protein — protein sequence MTETDPGSPDFEPGEAGTTGSRRKGVGEPVTPDERESLNIPPNAPDMAEAPPAGRDGTPTTDLGGPPSSRDGTPHLANGTDAGRADAGTGAGRTGADRTGRAGAAVAGTGAGVTGTAGVGGAGDDRPAAGVTGKESVRRDIENDRRELGDTVEALVHKTDVKGRVQETATQVGEDIRRVGAATAGTATEMVSRVREAAPEMVGRMKEAAPEVVGRVKEMTPVEIKDAAGKVSAEAGKRPVLAFATVAALALVVFRMLRRGRKK from the coding sequence ATGACTGAGACAGACCCGGGCAGTCCCGACTTCGAACCCGGAGAAGCCGGGACCACCGGCTCTCGCAGGAAGGGGGTCGGCGAGCCCGTGACACCCGACGAGAGGGAGTCGCTGAACATCCCGCCGAACGCGCCGGACATGGCGGAGGCTCCGCCGGCCGGCCGTGACGGGACGCCCACCACGGATCTCGGTGGCCCGCCGTCCAGCCGTGACGGGACGCCTCACCTGGCGAACGGCACCGATGCCGGAAGAGCCGACGCCGGGACCGGTGCGGGGAGAACGGGCGCGGACCGGACCGGCAGGGCCGGCGCCGCCGTCGCCGGGACGGGCGCGGGCGTGACGGGCACGGCCGGCGTCGGTGGAGCCGGCGACGACAGGCCGGCCGCGGGAGTGACGGGCAAGGAATCCGTGCGGCGGGACATCGAGAACGACCGACGCGAACTAGGTGACACTGTGGAGGCTTTGGTGCACAAGACCGATGTGAAGGGCCGCGTTCAGGAGACCGCCACCCAGGTGGGCGAGGACATCCGCCGGGTGGGAGCGGCCACCGCCGGCACCGCGACCGAGATGGTGAGCCGGGTCAGGGAGGCGGCCCCCGAGATGGTCGGACGGATGAAGGAGGCGGCCCCCGAGGTCGTGGGCCGGGTCAAGGAGATGACCCCCGTCGAGATCAAGGATGCGGCCGGCAAGGTCTCGGCCGAGGCGGGCAAGCGTCCTGTCCTGGCCTTCGCCACGGTGGCCGCGCTCGCCCTGGTCGTCTTCCGGATGCTGAGGCGGGGCAGGAAGAAGTAG
- a CDS encoding phage holin family protein, with protein sequence MTGSPKDALSTAELIRQMSEEVSRLVRDELRLAKLELAEKGRHAGIGAGLFGGAGVVALYGGGALVAAVILLLALAMPAWAAAAIVGVVLLAVAAVLGFLGKRQVTEAVPPAPERTIESLRHDIDVVKERAHR encoded by the coding sequence ATGACCGGCAGTCCGAAGGACGCCCTGTCCACGGCCGAACTGATCCGGCAGATGTCGGAGGAGGTCTCACGCCTCGTCAGAGACGAGCTCCGCCTGGCCAAACTGGAGCTCGCCGAAAAGGGCAGGCACGCTGGAATCGGTGCGGGCCTGTTCGGCGGGGCGGGCGTCGTGGCCCTGTACGGAGGCGGCGCCCTGGTGGCCGCCGTGATCCTGCTCCTCGCCCTGGCGATGCCCGCGTGGGCCGCCGCGGCGATCGTGGGCGTGGTGCTGCTGGCCGTGGCCGCCGTTCTCGGGTTCCTGGGCAAGCGTCAGGTGACCGAGGCCGTTCCGCCGGCGCCTGAGCGGACCATCGAGAGCCTCAGGCACGACATCGACGTGGTGAAGGAGAGGGCACACCGATGA
- a CDS encoding GNAT family N-acetyltransferase gives MEPMEIAAGRLHLRPWRPADTEVVAEALNDPEISRWAPAPMADSDEKAWIADRIAGWADDSSFAFAIADATTGQVLGHIRVKSVVDGAGEVGYWVLPAARGKGVAAHALGAVARWAFACLELSRLDLLHAAANTASCRVAQKSGFALTRLLDEPSWDGGEETVEVHLHALSHSG, from the coding sequence ATGGAACCCATGGAAATCGCCGCAGGAAGGCTTCACCTCCGGCCGTGGCGTCCGGCCGACACCGAGGTCGTGGCGGAGGCGCTGAACGATCCGGAGATCAGCAGATGGGCGCCCGCCCCCATGGCCGACTCGGACGAGAAGGCGTGGATCGCCGACCGGATCGCGGGATGGGCCGACGACTCGTCATTCGCGTTCGCGATCGCGGACGCGACGACCGGCCAGGTGCTGGGCCACATCAGGGTCAAGTCCGTCGTCGACGGGGCCGGAGAGGTCGGCTACTGGGTCCTGCCCGCGGCCCGGGGCAAGGGCGTGGCCGCTCACGCGCTGGGCGCGGTCGCGCGGTGGGCGTTCGCCTGCCTGGAGCTGTCCCGGCTGGACCTGCTGCATGCCGCCGCGAACACCGCCTCCTGCAGGGTCGCGCAGAAGAGCGGGTTCGCGCTGACCAGGCTGCTCGACGAACCGTCCTGGGACGGGGGAGAGGAGACCGTCGAGGTCCATCTCCACGCGCTCTCGCACAGCGGATGA
- the mads6 gene encoding methylation-associated defense system protein kinase MAD6: protein MAQIVGGGRPVNDAERRVIAHLRDNAPGDWLLLHNIEVPRGDDSFEVDVIVLTGHSLCLIDVKGTRGRIEVAGTRWFPARRDAFGSPVAKLRGNGRALKGLLTQERRELERVYVDSVVTLTGPDAELVDPAGRDSRHVTDLPGLVGTLSDASRVRRGYTTDVRPYRTAIIEALNGAVRRSTAPPRFGNWEVEEQLGGDNRVTEYRAINATVPGSETVLLRVYRADPLAEEEPRAAERRLIANAYQSLTRIPPHPCVVRSRDFFAIDDESRFVLVLDDVHGQALHLHLTASRRSLSTGAMLDLIDDMLVGLAHVHANKVIHRALSPACVLVTEDGRAMLTGFDYAKPGPRAHTVANELPNVLDTHYVAPECQGRPERMTAASDVYAAGVIAFRLLTGLLPPASPDAEISADGVPAEVMELLRRMRDHSPAKRPDAVEALGALRRAREGLATEPAEPLLLDRLRNRFRRMSGRQP, encoded by the coding sequence ATGGCACAGATCGTCGGTGGCGGACGCCCGGTCAACGATGCCGAGCGGCGGGTCATCGCCCATCTGCGGGACAACGCCCCCGGTGACTGGCTGCTGCTGCACAACATCGAGGTGCCGCGCGGCGACGACAGCTTCGAGGTCGACGTGATCGTCCTGACCGGCCACTCGCTCTGCCTCATCGACGTCAAGGGCACGCGCGGCCGGATCGAGGTCGCCGGGACGCGCTGGTTCCCCGCGCGGCGGGACGCCTTCGGCTCCCCGGTCGCCAAGCTGCGCGGCAACGGGCGCGCGCTCAAGGGGCTGCTCACCCAGGAGCGCCGTGAGCTGGAGCGGGTCTACGTCGACAGCGTCGTCACGCTGACCGGTCCCGACGCCGAGCTGGTGGACCCGGCCGGCCGTGACTCGCGGCACGTCACCGACCTGCCCGGCCTGGTCGGCACGCTGAGCGACGCCTCCCGCGTCAGGCGCGGCTACACGACGGACGTGAGGCCGTACCGCACCGCGATCATCGAGGCGCTGAACGGCGCCGTGCGGCGCTCCACCGCGCCGCCGCGGTTCGGCAACTGGGAGGTGGAGGAGCAGCTCGGCGGGGACAACCGGGTGACCGAGTACCGCGCGATCAACGCGACGGTCCCGGGGAGCGAGACGGTGCTGCTGCGGGTGTACCGGGCCGACCCGCTGGCCGAGGAGGAGCCGCGCGCGGCCGAGCGGCGGCTGATCGCCAACGCCTACCAGTCCCTCACCCGGATCCCCCCGCACCCGTGCGTCGTGCGCTCACGCGACTTCTTCGCGATCGACGACGAGAGCCGGTTCGTGCTGGTCCTCGACGACGTGCACGGCCAGGCGCTGCACCTGCACCTCACCGCCTCACGGCGGTCGCTGTCGACCGGCGCGATGCTCGACCTGATCGACGACATGCTGGTGGGGCTGGCCCACGTCCACGCCAACAAGGTCATCCACCGGGCGCTCAGCCCGGCCTGCGTCCTGGTGACCGAGGACGGCCGGGCGATGCTGACCGGCTTCGACTACGCCAAGCCGGGCCCCCGTGCGCACACCGTGGCCAACGAGCTCCCCAACGTCCTCGACACCCATTACGTGGCCCCCGAGTGCCAGGGCAGGCCCGAGCGGATGACGGCCGCGTCGGACGTGTACGCGGCCGGGGTGATCGCCTTCCGTCTGCTGACCGGCCTGCTGCCCCCGGCCAGCCCGGACGCCGAGATCTCCGCGGACGGCGTGCCGGCGGAGGTCATGGAGCTGCTGCGGCGCATGCGCGATCACTCGCCCGCCAAGCGGCCGGACGCGGTGGAGGCGCTGGGCGCCCTGCGGCGGGCACGCGAGGGACTCGCGACGGAACCGGCGGAGCCCCTCCTGCTCGACAGGCTCCGGAACAGATTCCGGCGCATGTCCGGGCGACAGCCGTGA
- a CDS encoding diacylglycerol/lipid kinase family protein: MGELRSKAEHTEAVRTGRRICVVVNTRSRRGRRLYPEVVRTLRAEGFEPIRLYPLDDPRRLRATLEAALDAKPDLLVVGGGDGTLSAAVKHVAHRDVALGVLPLGTTNNFARSLGLPLDLPGAIRVFHTGKVADIDLGIAGDREFANLASFGVSVEVAGKVKPWLKRILGRAAYPLTALTILPHHQPFRAFITVDGRRHELLTHQLNIANGRFHGGWQVARDISIDNGLLVAYQLGSGKRLRLLGETLVRATGGRWRSLAGGPFVVGREMHLETEPPMAADVDGEVRLMTPITIRTVPNGLRVMVPDHFVDS; this comes from the coding sequence GTGGGAGAGCTTCGCAGCAAGGCCGAGCACACCGAGGCCGTCCGGACCGGACGCCGGATCTGCGTGGTGGTCAACACCAGGTCGCGCCGTGGCCGCCGCCTCTACCCCGAGGTGGTCCGCACGCTCCGGGCCGAGGGCTTCGAGCCGATCCGTCTGTACCCCCTGGACGACCCCAGGCGCCTGCGCGCCACGCTGGAGGCGGCCCTGGACGCCAAGCCGGACCTGCTCGTCGTGGGCGGCGGCGACGGCACCCTCAGCGCCGCCGTCAAGCACGTCGCCCACCGCGACGTCGCTCTCGGCGTGCTGCCGCTGGGGACCACCAACAACTTCGCCCGCAGCCTCGGTCTCCCGCTCGACCTGCCCGGCGCGATCCGGGTGTTCCACACCGGCAAGGTCGCCGACATCGACCTGGGGATCGCCGGCGACCGGGAGTTCGCCAACCTGGCCAGCTTCGGCGTCTCCGTCGAGGTGGCCGGCAAGGTCAAGCCCTGGCTCAAGCGCATCCTCGGCCGTGCGGCCTACCCGCTCACCGCCCTGACGATCCTCCCTCACCACCAGCCGTTCCGCGCCTTCATCACGGTGGACGGCCGGCGCCACGAGCTGCTCACCCATCAGCTCAACATCGCCAACGGCCGCTTCCACGGCGGCTGGCAGGTGGCCAGGGACATCAGCATCGACAACGGCCTGCTGGTCGCCTACCAGCTCGGCTCGGGCAAGCGCCTGAGGCTGCTGGGGGAGACCCTGGTCCGCGCCACCGGCGGCCGCTGGCGCAGCCTGGCGGGCGGCCCCTTCGTGGTCGGCCGGGAGATGCACCTGGAGACCGAGCCCCCGATGGCCGCCGACGTCGACGGCGAGGTCCGCCTGATGACCCCCATCACGATCCGGACCGTCCCCAACGGCCTGCGGGTGATGGTCCCCGACCACTTCGTCGACTCCTGA
- a CDS encoding RNA-guided endonuclease InsQ/TnpB family protein: MLTGRRYRLDLTPGQAEFAERIGGACRSVWNTALEQRRVHHRRGAWIGYHEQARQLVEAKGEFGWLAEVPGRCLQQTLIDLDQACAKHGTWKVRWKSRVRNAPSFRFPEGGKITVERLNRRWARAKLPKLGWVRLRITRPLGGKIKNATVCRDGRHWYISFLVEDGLAPPERHANPGSRVGIDRGVVKVVTRSDGIFHHRVFARDREAAHAKKLQRDFARTARGSARRKKAAGRVADLAGRIGRRRQDFAAKTACVLATGFELVVFEALATKNMTAGVEPRPDPERPGAFLPNGAASKSGLNRSILDNGWHRIEVATIGKARYTGTHVIKVNPAYTSQRCNVCTAVDGKSRESQAVFRCTSCGHTEHADVNAAKNILTAGRAEHAQPRPGVRVGARKPRNRVGRKANRQATAAQVTAQTEPEPAGIPRL, encoded by the coding sequence GTGCTGACCGGACGCCGCTACCGCCTGGACCTCACCCCCGGCCAGGCGGAGTTCGCCGAGCGGATCGGCGGAGCATGCCGGTCGGTGTGGAACACCGCCCTGGAACAGCGCCGTGTCCACCACCGGCGCGGCGCGTGGATCGGCTACCACGAGCAGGCCCGCCAGCTTGTGGAGGCCAAGGGCGAGTTCGGCTGGCTGGCCGAGGTGCCCGGCCGCTGTCTTCAGCAGACGCTCATCGACCTGGACCAGGCATGCGCCAAGCACGGCACGTGGAAGGTGCGCTGGAAGTCGCGGGTGAGGAACGCCCCGAGCTTCCGCTTCCCCGAGGGCGGGAAGATCACGGTCGAGCGGTTGAACCGGCGCTGGGCGCGGGCGAAGCTCCCCAAGCTCGGCTGGGTCCGCTTGCGCATCACCCGCCCGCTCGGCGGGAAGATCAAGAATGCCACCGTCTGCCGGGACGGCAGGCACTGGTACATCAGCTTCCTCGTCGAGGACGGACTCGCCCCGCCTGAGCGGCACGCGAACCCCGGCAGTAGGGTGGGGATCGACCGGGGCGTGGTCAAGGTCGTGACCCGCTCGGACGGCATCTTCCACCACCGGGTGTTCGCCCGCGACCGGGAAGCCGCGCATGCCAAGAAGCTCCAGCGAGACTTCGCCCGGACCGCGAGGGGGTCGGCCCGGCGCAAGAAAGCTGCCGGGCGGGTCGCCGACCTGGCGGGCAGGATCGGCAGACGCCGCCAGGATTTTGCCGCCAAGACCGCCTGCGTCCTGGCCACGGGCTTTGAGCTGGTGGTGTTCGAGGCTTTGGCGACCAAGAACATGACCGCCGGTGTCGAGCCCAGGCCGGACCCCGAGCGGCCGGGTGCGTTCCTGCCGAACGGGGCAGCGAGCAAGTCCGGCCTGAATCGGTCCATCCTGGACAATGGCTGGCACCGGATCGAGGTGGCCACCATCGGCAAGGCCCGTTACACGGGCACCCACGTGATCAAGGTCAATCCTGCGTACACCAGTCAGAGGTGCAACGTGTGCACGGCGGTGGACGGGAAGTCCCGCGAGAGCCAAGCGGTCTTCCGGTGCACCTCGTGCGGACACACCGAGCACGCTGATGTGAACGCCGCCAAGAACATCCTCACCGCCGGGAGGGCGGAGCACGCACAACCCAGACCGGGTGTGCGCGTTGGGGCGCGCAAACCACGCAACCGCGTGGGCCGGAAGGCAAACCGCCAAGCAACAGCGGCTCAGGTCACCGCGCAGACGGAGCCCGAGCCGGCTGGAATCCCCCGACTTTAG
- the tnpA gene encoding IS200/IS605 family transposase: MAATLRTNSNIAFQCAFHVVWCPKYRRRVLDGRIEARLKELIHEVIEEKGAWPVEVDVMPDHVHLLVEVDPQLGIHKLVKAIKGRTSRVLRQEFPSLRSKLPTLWTNSYFVATAGGVPLDAVKRYVENQKNR; this comes from the coding sequence GTGGCTGCGACCTTGCGTACGAACAGCAATATCGCCTTTCAGTGCGCCTTTCACGTGGTGTGGTGCCCCAAGTACCGCAGGCGGGTGCTGGACGGACGGATCGAAGCGCGACTGAAAGAGCTGATCCACGAGGTGATCGAGGAGAAAGGGGCGTGGCCGGTGGAGGTGGACGTCATGCCCGACCACGTTCACCTGCTGGTCGAGGTGGATCCCCAGCTCGGGATCCACAAGCTGGTCAAGGCCATCAAAGGCCGCACCTCCCGCGTCCTGCGCCAGGAGTTCCCGAGCTTGAGGTCCAAGCTGCCTACGTTGTGGACCAACTCCTACTTCGTGGCCACGGCCGGTGGGGTGCCCCTGGATGCCGTCAAGCGGTACGTCGAGAACCAGAAGAACCGGTGA